The following coding sequences are from one Collimonas arenae window:
- a CDS encoding amino acid ABC transporter permease: MFASFQWQIIGEYLPLFIEGTLMTLKVAVICVVTGTFLGLLLGVGRVAEARHGAMKYFLRYAVQWPVRFYVSFFRGTPLFVQILLIHFALMPLLINPNGGLLLSGDIAREVRSQYGAFLSAVLAITLNSGAYVSEIFRAGIQSIDRGQSEASRSLGMTYLQTLRKVVLPQAFRRMLPPLGNNAIAIVKDSSLASAIGLAELAYAARTVSGAYARYWEPYLTISLIYWGITLLLSVFVQHLEKRYGKGDTR, encoded by the coding sequence ATGTTTGCTTCTTTCCAATGGCAGATCATTGGCGAATACCTGCCATTGTTCATCGAAGGTACGCTGATGACGCTGAAGGTGGCGGTCATCTGCGTGGTTACTGGTACTTTCCTGGGGCTGTTGCTGGGCGTTGGCCGCGTGGCCGAAGCACGGCACGGCGCCATGAAATATTTCCTGCGTTACGCGGTGCAATGGCCGGTGCGTTTCTATGTCAGCTTCTTCCGCGGTACGCCGCTGTTCGTGCAAATCCTGTTGATTCACTTTGCGTTGATGCCGTTGCTGATCAATCCCAACGGTGGCCTGCTGCTTAGTGGCGACATCGCGCGGGAAGTCCGCTCACAATACGGCGCATTCCTGTCGGCGGTGCTGGCGATTACACTGAACTCCGGCGCCTATGTGTCGGAGATATTCCGTGCCGGCATCCAATCGATTGACCGCGGTCAAAGCGAAGCCTCGCGTTCGCTCGGTATGACCTATCTGCAGACGTTGCGCAAGGTGGTGTTGCCGCAGGCGTTCCGGCGCATGCTGCCGCCGCTGGGCAACAACGCGATTGCGATTGTCAAGGATTCATCGCTGGCGTCGGCGATCGGCCTGGCCGAACTGGCTTATGCCGCACGCACGGTGTCGGGCGCCTATGCGCGCTACTGGGAGCCGTATTTGACAATTTCGCTGATTTACTGGGGCATCACATTGCTGTTGTCGGTTTTTGTTCAGCATTTAGAGAAAAGGTATGGCAAGGGTGATACACGTTAA
- a CDS encoding amino acid ABC transporter ATP-binding protein, whose translation MIHVKQLQKNFGRAHILRGIDCDIEESEVVCVIGPSGSGKSTFLRCLNGLEEASGGEILVDGIKVNDPHIDLNAMRAGVGMVFQRFNLFPHMSVLDNLIMAPMQVKKMSKAQAVLVAEKLLQKVGLLDKIDAFPNQLSGGQQQRVAIARALAMEPKVMLFDEPTSALDPELVGEVLAVMKALAEEGMTMVVVTHEMAFAREVADRVFFIDQGVIMEQGPPEQVLGSPHNERTRDFLCKVL comes from the coding sequence GTGATACACGTTAAACAACTGCAGAAAAACTTCGGCCGCGCGCATATCCTGCGCGGTATCGATTGCGATATCGAGGAAAGCGAAGTGGTGTGCGTGATCGGTCCGTCAGGCTCGGGGAAAAGCACTTTCCTGCGCTGTCTGAACGGCCTGGAAGAAGCCTCCGGCGGTGAGATTCTGGTCGACGGCATCAAGGTCAACGATCCGCACATCGATCTCAACGCGATGCGTGCCGGCGTCGGCATGGTGTTCCAGCGCTTCAACCTGTTCCCGCACATGTCGGTGCTCGATAACCTGATCATGGCGCCGATGCAGGTCAAGAAGATGTCCAAGGCACAGGCGGTGCTGGTGGCGGAAAAGCTGCTGCAGAAGGTCGGCCTGCTGGACAAGATCGACGCCTTTCCCAACCAGTTGTCAGGCGGCCAGCAACAACGCGTGGCGATTGCGCGCGCGCTGGCCATGGAGCCCAAGGTCATGCTGTTCGACGAGCCGACTTCGGCGCTCGATCCTGAATTGGTCGGCGAAGTGCTGGCGGTGATGAAGGCGCTGGCCGAAGAAGGCATGACGATGGTGGTGGTGACGCACGAGATGGCTTTCGCGCGCGAAGTTGCCGATCGGGTGTTCTTCATCGACCAGGGCGTCATCATGGAACAGGGACCACCGGAACAGGTGCTGGGTTCGCCGCACAACGAGCGTACCCGCGATTTCTTGTGCAAGGTGTTGTAG
- a CDS encoding DUF6916 family protein: protein MDILTQEHFAARLNDTFVAPDEGNAAFTLIEVRPLAAPTLQGMLRSPFSLLFRNCSPILLTQKIYRMQHDAIGEVGIFLVPVARDNQGFLYQAVFN from the coding sequence ATGGATATCCTCACGCAGGAACATTTCGCAGCACGTCTGAACGACACATTTGTTGCCCCTGACGAGGGCAATGCCGCGTTCACGCTGATTGAAGTCCGGCCGCTGGCGGCGCCGACCTTGCAGGGGATGCTGCGCTCCCCATTCAGTTTGTTGTTCCGGAATTGTTCACCGATCCTGTTGACGCAGAAGATCTATAGGATGCAGCACGATGCCATCGGTGAAGTCGGGATTTTCCTGGTGCCGGTTGCGCGCGATAACCAGGGTTTTCTTTATCAGGCAGTGTTCAACTAG
- a CDS encoding GNAT family N-acetyltransferase, with product MTDPGPGHGALPAFPAGAALESPTALQQRGIRLRPCAAGDISFLTSLYRQLRAAELAPLPWPDAQKHAFIDSQFALQHRHYLTHYPNADFLLIECNGEPIGRLYLSRQMPEFLIIDISLAPGWRNSGIGTALIRHAQTLAENAGAGLNLHVEQRNDAARKLYDRLGFIATDTEGFHTGMRWPASTGTQNKQEIQSKQAS from the coding sequence TTGACTGATCCAGGTCCAGGGCACGGTGCGCTGCCGGCATTTCCGGCTGGCGCAGCCCTGGAGTCTCCGACTGCCCTGCAACAGCGCGGCATCCGGCTGCGCCCTTGTGCGGCCGGGGATATCAGCTTCCTGACTTCCCTCTACCGCCAATTGCGCGCCGCAGAACTGGCGCCGTTACCCTGGCCGGACGCACAAAAACATGCCTTCATCGACAGCCAGTTCGCGCTGCAGCACCGGCATTACCTGACGCATTATCCAAATGCCGATTTTTTGCTCATTGAATGTAATGGCGAGCCGATCGGGCGCCTTTATCTGTCGCGGCAGATGCCGGAATTCCTCATCATCGATATCAGCCTGGCGCCAGGGTGGCGCAACAGCGGCATCGGCACAGCGCTGATCCGCCACGCACAGACGCTAGCGGAGAATGCAGGGGCAGGATTGAATTTACACGTAGAGCAGCGCAATGATGCTGCGCGAAAACTGTATGACCGCCTCGGCTTCATCGCAACCGACACGGAAGGCTTCCACACCGGCATGCGCTGGCCGGCGTCAACCGGTACGCAAAACAAACAAGAAATCCAGTCAAAGCAGGCTAGTTGA
- a CDS encoding phage tail protein, producing the protein MTTPFLGEIQIFGFNFAPVGWAQCNGATLSISQNSALFSLIGTYYGGDGRTTFQLPNFTGRAACSQGQGPGLTQRTIGDTFGTEQVSLLQSEIPGHSHAANLYHQPNTTLQSNTPANGYGLTGPASTTPFVQNATANATFAPTVVGATGGSQPHENRQPLLPLNFCIALQGAFPAFD; encoded by the coding sequence GTGACCACACCATTCCTGGGTGAGATTCAAATTTTCGGTTTCAATTTTGCGCCTGTCGGCTGGGCGCAATGCAATGGCGCCACATTATCGATCAGTCAAAATAGCGCGCTGTTTTCGCTGATTGGCACCTACTATGGCGGCGACGGCCGGACCACATTCCAGTTGCCGAATTTTACCGGCCGCGCGGCTTGCAGCCAGGGACAAGGACCCGGCCTGACGCAACGTACCATCGGCGACACTTTTGGCACGGAACAGGTTAGTCTGCTTCAGTCAGAAATCCCGGGTCATAGCCACGCCGCCAATCTGTACCACCAGCCCAATACAACGTTGCAGAGCAACACACCTGCCAACGGTTATGGGCTGACCGGGCCGGCAAGCACTACGCCATTTGTGCAGAATGCCACCGCCAATGCAACCTTCGCACCGACTGTCGTCGGCGCAACAGGCGGTAGCCAACCGCACGAAAACCGCCAGCCGCTGCTGCCTCTGAACTTCTGCATCGCGCTACAAGGTGCATTCCCCGCGTTTGACTGA
- a CDS encoding phage tail protein, whose product MTTPYVGEIRLLAFQRVPTGWFACDGSVKSIADYETLYVLLGTTYGGDGVNTFGVPDMRGQVPLHQGTGTGLSTRVLGQQGGSENVTLTTSTIPAHTHPYSATSLEATASAPAATVQLGAAAASDKMYTSSIAGLTPYVMSPASTSSTGGSQPHDNTMPTLTASFCIAWAGVFPSQS is encoded by the coding sequence ATGACTACACCCTATGTAGGTGAAATCCGCCTGCTCGCCTTTCAACGCGTGCCCACCGGATGGTTTGCATGCGACGGCAGCGTGAAATCGATCGCCGACTATGAAACGCTGTACGTATTACTGGGAACAACTTATGGCGGTGACGGCGTCAACACCTTCGGCGTGCCGGACATGCGCGGCCAGGTGCCGCTGCATCAAGGTACCGGAACAGGCCTGTCGACGCGCGTTCTCGGGCAACAAGGCGGCAGCGAAAACGTCACATTGACGACCAGCACAATACCCGCCCATACCCATCCGTATAGCGCCACCAGCCTGGAGGCAACTGCCAGCGCGCCAGCGGCAACGGTGCAACTGGGCGCTGCCGCCGCCAGCGACAAGATGTACACCAGCAGCATTGCCGGACTCACTCCCTATGTCATGTCGCCGGCGTCGACCAGCAGTACCGGCGGAAGCCAGCCGCACGACAACACGATGCCGACGTTGACAGCGTCATTTTGCATTGCCTGGGCAGGGGTTTTTCCGTCGCAGTCATAA
- a CDS encoding phage tail protein, with translation MPSHTHVPNGTTTAGAVKNPTNTLYGGSGTEAIYAQTNGTQAVLAPQTLAAVGGNGPHENMQPFRVLNFSIALSGVFPSRS, from the coding sequence TTGCCAAGTCACACGCATGTGCCCAATGGCACCACCACAGCAGGCGCCGTCAAGAATCCCACCAATACGCTCTACGGCGGCAGCGGAACTGAAGCCATCTATGCGCAAACCAATGGCACGCAGGCAGTCCTAGCGCCGCAAACCCTGGCTGCGGTCGGCGGCAATGGCCCGCATGAAAACATGCAGCCGTTCCGGGTCTTGAATTTCAGTATTGCCCTCAGCGGCGTTTTCCCATCGCGCAGTTAG
- a CDS encoding putative Ig domain-containing protein produces MTTNVVHYTNNGDGALSDTFIVQDDSGNDITYNVTIQASTSPITVLPSILTNPAVGVSYSQTLTASGGVVPYTYSISSGSLPAGLTLSSTGVISGTSTYTGPASVTIGVHDSTTPTALTTTKSYSFTVPPPVLVISPTTQPAGTVSIPYSQQLNGSGGTSPYSYTLQTVTGKGLPPGLNLASTGVISGTPTTAGTYTASIVIVDSTTGSGPYPVPFDVSITINATPVVVVSPSTLSAGTVGALYNAPSLTLSASGGTGPYTFALTAGALPAGMTLTSAGVLSGTPTAGGSFNFTVRATDQNAVPGSRAYTLSINAPAMTITPPILPASTVGVAYTSQSVSANGGTAPYTYAITSGSLPTGMTLSSSGALSGTPTSGGSFNFTVTATDSSTGSGPYTSARAYTLTANAPTIALSPPTLPTMTVGTAVSQIITATGGISSYTYSVSSGTLPPGLTLSSSGALSGTPTVAGHTISPSLLPTVQPAAVRISARAPIR; encoded by the coding sequence GTGACCACCAACGTCGTGCATTACACGAATAATGGCGACGGGGCATTGTCCGACACTTTTATCGTGCAGGACGATTCGGGCAACGATATCACCTATAACGTCACGATCCAGGCGTCGACTTCGCCGATCACCGTATTGCCGTCGATTTTGACCAATCCTGCGGTTGGCGTCAGCTACAGTCAAACCCTCACTGCTTCAGGTGGTGTAGTGCCTTATACGTACTCGATTAGCTCCGGAAGCTTGCCTGCCGGCCTGACTTTATCTTCAACGGGCGTGATTTCCGGGACCTCAACTTACACCGGCCCGGCATCCGTGACGATCGGCGTGCATGACTCTACAACACCAACAGCGCTGACCACAACCAAGTCTTATTCCTTCACCGTGCCGCCGCCGGTACTGGTGATATCACCCACGACGCAGCCTGCGGGAACGGTGAGTATTCCGTACAGTCAGCAATTGAACGGTTCGGGTGGCACGTCTCCCTACAGTTATACCTTGCAGACAGTCACCGGCAAAGGCTTGCCGCCGGGATTGAACCTGGCGTCGACCGGCGTGATTTCAGGTACGCCGACCACCGCCGGCACCTATACCGCCTCAATCGTCATCGTCGATAGCACTACCGGCAGCGGGCCGTATCCGGTACCGTTCGATGTCAGCATTACGATCAACGCCACACCCGTCGTCGTCGTGAGCCCATCCACGCTGAGTGCCGGCACTGTTGGCGCCTTGTATAACGCACCTTCGCTGACCTTGTCCGCCAGTGGTGGCACTGGGCCTTACACTTTTGCTCTCACCGCGGGCGCGCTGCCGGCGGGAATGACCTTGACGAGTGCTGGTGTCCTGTCGGGCACGCCGACTGCCGGCGGCAGCTTCAATTTCACGGTGCGGGCTACCGATCAAAATGCCGTTCCCGGTTCGCGGGCCTATACGCTGTCAATCAATGCACCGGCGATGACCATCACCCCGCCGATACTGCCGGCGTCTACGGTAGGTGTTGCCTATACCAGCCAGAGCGTGAGCGCCAATGGCGGTACTGCGCCATATACGTACGCTATTACGTCCGGCTCATTGCCGACGGGAATGACGCTGTCGTCGTCGGGAGCGCTTTCAGGTACGCCAACTTCAGGTGGCTCCTTCAATTTCACCGTCACTGCAACCGACAGCTCTACAGGCAGCGGCCCGTATACCAGCGCGCGAGCGTACACGCTGACGGCCAATGCACCGACCATTGCATTGTCGCCGCCTACTTTGCCGACAATGACAGTCGGTACCGCCGTCAGTCAAATCATCACAGCCACAGGTGGAATCTCCTCTTATACCTACAGCGTTAGCTCTGGCACCTTACCGCCCGGATTGACGTTGTCATCAAGCGGCGCGCTGAGCGGAACGCCCACCGTAGCGGGCCATACAATTTCACCGTCACTGCTACCGACAGTTCAACCGGCAGCGGTCCGTATATCGGCTCGCGCGCCTATTCGGTAA
- a CDS encoding putative Ig domain-containing protein: MPVAGAVSATVAYGSSANPITLNLSGGAPTSVAVASAAAHGTATASGTSITYTPLAGYIGGDTFTYTSTNGAGTSSPATVTVTVSPPTLMITPSASWSATDGVSYSQTLTWAGGAAPYSSYSASGLPAGLTVTGTSASSLTISGTPTAAGSFSVAVSATDSSSGSGPVTKSQTFTLTVAAPTLSIAPAGSTLTPLYGAAFSQTFSSSGGVAPYTYVLSGGLPSGLSWNAATGTLSGTPTQSGSFPINVTATDHSTGTGPFSATGSYTLQISAPVISFTPASTPGGTVAQSYSATLSASGGVGPYSYAVTAGALPTGVSLNASSGALSGTPTAAGSFNFTVRATDANNFNGSQAYTITVGGPSLTLNPSTLSAASAATPYSVTLTAGNGTGPYSYAVVAGSLPSGISLNTASGVLSGTTVQAGSFSITVRATDSSTGAGAPFSVQRSYALVVSAPTISLSPSTVSNGTVAVAYTATINAVGGVSPYTYSITSGALPAGITLNASTGALAGTPTAAGTFNFTMKAQDGNSFSGSQAYSLIIASASVTLNPATLANPTAEAPYSATLTAGGGTAPYSFSINGGALPSGLTLNTSTGVLSGTTNQSGTFTFSVRASDSSTGTGAPFSVTNNYTLNVGAPSITLNAAVAAAPKVNVVYSQQFNAAGGVAPYAYAVASGSLPAGLTLNGTTGLLSGTPTTAGSFPFTVSAIDAHNFSGQQAMTLNVGQAQPVAVNDTAVTTANQTVTVNVSANDSGPITSIAIATAPSHGSATVNGLNVIYTPASNYFGSDSLTYIATGPGGSSAPATVTLNVTPLAVPVAVAQSATILAGQPVTLHAANGASGGPFTSVTIVTPPSAGTAAVSGTDIVYTSVVGSSGDIKFTYTLANAFGASAPVTATVSVNPMPTAGVHSATVSAGAAVSVDLMAGASGGPFTGAAVVSITPTTAGTATIRDVGTAGKPSYQMTFTAAGTFAGPAVISYTLSNAFATSAPGSVNVSVTPRRDMSTDPEVIGLLAAQADSARRFASAQTANFTRRLESLHGDGWGRSSFGVSLTPPTQDGKPADDVARWQNDDADRLLGGPLQPNMRKVGWPQQAGGQGGNGLGGGWGNGYGGNKTLAANDTQKTISDLPDMPVHQDGQKQPLSLWMGGAVDFGQHYVNGRQDGFRFTTNGVSIGGDYRINDLASVGIGGGFSRDSSDVGNNGTKSTAESVVGAVYGSLRPAKNVFIDGVLGYGTLNFDATRYITDGGGFATGLRHGDQIFGAIVTGVEYRNDGWMWSPYGRLELMSATLDQYTETAAGLNALTYFKQTVRTSSATLGVRAEGQYVTRIGTWIPRARLEFSHQFQGADDATLAYADLAAAGPAYVIHTSSQDTGNWAAGLGARLLLSNGMTFTVDYNSNINLGNGRSQSIMFSVAVPLN; the protein is encoded by the coding sequence CTGCCTGTAGCGGGCGCCGTCAGTGCCACCGTTGCCTATGGCAGCTCTGCCAATCCGATCACATTGAACTTGAGCGGAGGTGCGCCAACGTCGGTGGCAGTGGCGTCGGCCGCCGCACACGGCACAGCTACTGCGAGCGGCACCAGCATCACATATACGCCACTGGCCGGATATATTGGCGGCGATACCTTCACCTATACATCCACCAATGGCGCCGGCACCTCCAGCCCTGCCACAGTGACGGTGACGGTATCGCCACCGACGCTGATGATTACGCCATCCGCCTCCTGGTCAGCAACCGACGGCGTCAGTTACAGCCAGACCCTGACTTGGGCTGGCGGCGCCGCACCTTATTCCAGCTATAGCGCCAGCGGCTTACCTGCTGGATTAACTGTAACCGGAACTAGCGCCAGCAGCCTGACCATTTCTGGCACGCCGACTGCCGCCGGCAGTTTCTCGGTGGCAGTGTCGGCAACCGACAGCAGCAGCGGCAGCGGACCGGTCACGAAATCGCAAACCTTTACGCTGACCGTCGCCGCGCCAACCCTCAGCATCGCACCAGCCGGGTCGACCTTGACGCCGCTCTACGGCGCTGCGTTTTCACAGACGTTTTCAAGCAGCGGCGGTGTCGCCCCATACACCTACGTGTTGAGCGGCGGCCTGCCCAGCGGGCTGAGCTGGAATGCCGCAACTGGGACGTTATCAGGAACGCCGACGCAAAGCGGCAGTTTCCCGATTAACGTAACGGCGACCGATCACTCGACCGGTACTGGCCCGTTCTCAGCCACAGGCAGCTATACGCTGCAGATCAGTGCGCCGGTTATCTCATTTACGCCTGCCAGTACGCCAGGCGGCACGGTGGCGCAATCGTATTCCGCCACGCTGAGCGCAAGCGGCGGTGTCGGACCATACAGCTACGCCGTCACCGCAGGAGCGTTGCCGACCGGGGTCTCGCTCAATGCCAGCAGCGGTGCGCTATCCGGCACACCAACTGCCGCCGGCAGTTTCAATTTCACTGTACGCGCCACGGATGCCAATAATTTCAACGGCAGCCAGGCCTACACCATCACCGTTGGCGGGCCGAGTTTGACATTGAATCCATCGACATTGTCGGCAGCGAGCGCCGCAACTCCGTACAGCGTCACTTTAACCGCCGGCAACGGCACGGGGCCGTACAGCTATGCGGTGGTGGCCGGCAGCCTGCCATCGGGCATCAGCCTGAATACAGCCAGCGGCGTACTGTCCGGCACTACCGTGCAGGCAGGAAGTTTTTCGATCACTGTGCGAGCAACCGACAGCAGTACCGGGGCCGGCGCGCCGTTCAGCGTGCAAAGGAGCTACGCGCTGGTTGTTTCGGCGCCGACCATTAGTTTATCCCCAAGCACAGTCAGCAACGGTACTGTCGCGGTCGCCTATACGGCAACCATCAATGCAGTGGGTGGCGTCAGCCCTTATACATACAGCATCACCAGCGGTGCGCTACCGGCTGGTATCACGCTGAATGCTTCGACCGGCGCGCTGGCCGGCACGCCGACCGCGGCCGGTACTTTCAATTTCACCATGAAGGCGCAGGATGGCAACAGCTTCAGCGGCAGCCAGGCGTACAGCTTGATAATTGCCTCCGCAAGCGTGACCTTGAATCCTGCAACCTTGGCTAACCCGACTGCGGAAGCGCCATATAGCGCCACATTGACGGCTGGCGGCGGTACTGCGCCATATAGCTTTTCAATCAATGGCGGTGCCTTGCCGAGCGGATTGACGCTGAATACAAGCACAGGCGTGCTGTCCGGCACTACCAACCAAAGTGGCACGTTCACTTTCAGTGTCCGGGCTAGCGACAGCAGCACCGGTACCGGCGCGCCGTTCAGTGTCACCAATAACTACACACTGAACGTAGGCGCTCCTAGCATCACGCTGAATGCCGCCGTGGCTGCAGCGCCCAAGGTCAACGTTGTCTACAGCCAGCAGTTCAATGCTGCCGGTGGCGTCGCGCCCTATGCGTATGCGGTGGCCAGCGGCAGCCTGCCGGCCGGACTCACATTGAACGGCACCACCGGTTTGTTGAGTGGCACGCCGACGACAGCTGGCAGTTTTCCATTCACGGTCAGTGCTATCGACGCGCATAATTTCAGCGGACAGCAAGCCATGACCTTGAACGTCGGTCAGGCGCAACCGGTGGCGGTCAACGACACGGCCGTCACCACTGCCAACCAGACGGTGACGGTGAATGTCAGCGCCAACGACAGCGGCCCGATTACCAGCATTGCGATCGCCACCGCGCCAAGCCACGGCAGCGCGACCGTCAATGGATTGAATGTGATCTACACACCAGCCAGCAATTACTTCGGCAGCGACAGTCTGACTTATATCGCAACCGGGCCGGGAGGCAGTTCAGCGCCTGCCACGGTGACGCTGAACGTAACGCCGCTGGCAGTGCCGGTGGCGGTGGCGCAGAGCGCAACCATCCTGGCTGGTCAACCGGTTACGCTGCACGCCGCCAACGGCGCCAGCGGAGGCCCATTCACCAGCGTCACCATCGTGACGCCGCCAAGCGCCGGCACTGCAGCGGTGAGCGGGACCGATATCGTCTATACATCGGTGGTTGGCAGCAGCGGCGACATCAAGTTCACTTACACCTTGGCCAATGCGTTCGGCGCATCGGCTCCGGTGACGGCGACCGTCAGTGTCAATCCGATGCCGACGGCGGGTGTCCATAGCGCCACGGTTAGCGCCGGTGCGGCAGTCAGCGTTGACTTGATGGCCGGCGCCAGCGGTGGCCCATTCACGGGCGCCGCAGTGGTTTCGATAACGCCGACGACGGCAGGCACAGCAACGATTAGGGATGTCGGCACGGCGGGCAAGCCGTCCTACCAGATGACCTTCACCGCCGCCGGCACCTTTGCCGGCCCAGCCGTGATCAGCTATACCCTGAGCAATGCCTTCGCGACATCGGCGCCGGGTAGCGTCAATGTTTCCGTGACACCGCGCCGCGACATGTCGACCGATCCTGAAGTCATCGGTCTGCTGGCTGCCCAGGCGGACAGCGCCCGGCGCTTTGCCAGCGCCCAGACCGCCAATTTCACGCGGCGCCTGGAAAGCTTGCATGGCGATGGGTGGGGCCGCTCCAGTTTCGGCGTCAGCCTGACGCCGCCGACTCAGGATGGCAAACCGGCAGACGATGTGGCGCGCTGGCAAAACGACGATGCGGATCGCCTGTTAGGCGGGCCGTTGCAACCGAACATGCGCAAGGTTGGCTGGCCGCAGCAGGCTGGCGGGCAGGGCGGCAATGGTCTCGGCGGCGGCTGGGGTAACGGTTATGGCGGCAACAAGACGCTGGCCGCAAACGATACTCAAAAAACCATCAGCGACCTGCCTGACATGCCTGTGCATCAGGATGGACAGAAGCAGCCGTTGTCATTGTGGATGGGCGGCGCGGTCGATTTTGGTCAGCACTATGTCAATGGCCGCCAGGACGGATTCCGCTTCACCACCAACGGCGTCAGCATCGGTGGCGACTATCGCATCAATGACCTTGCCAGCGTCGGTATCGGCGGCGGTTTCAGCCGCGACAGCAGCGATGTCGGCAATAACGGCACCAAGAGCACTGCAGAAAGTGTAGTGGGCGCGGTGTATGGCAGCTTGCGGCCGGCCAAGAACGTATTTATCGACGGCGTGCTGGGTTACGGGACATTGAATTTCGATGCCACCCGCTACATCACTGACGGTGGCGGTTTTGCTACCGGGCTGCGGCATGGCGACCAGATCTTCGGCGCTATTGTTACGGGCGTTGAATATCGTAATGATGGCTGGATGTGGTCGCCATACGGTCGCCTTGAGTTGATGTCAGCTACGCTCGATCAGTACACGGAAACAGCGGCCGGTTTGAATGCATTGACCTACTTCAAGCAAACCGTGCGCACCAGCAGCGCCACGCTGGGTGTTAGGGCCGAAGGGCAGTATGTGACCCGCATCGGTACCTGGATTCCACGCGCCAGGCTGGAGTTCAGTCACCAGTTCCAAGGGGCGGACGATGCCACGCTGGCGTATGCCGACCTGGCAGCGGCGGGGCCGGCCTACGTGATTCACACCAGCAGCCAGGACACCGGCAACTGGGCCGCAGGCCTTGGCGCCAGGCTGCTGCTGTCGAACGGCATGACGTTTACCGTCGACTACAACAGCAACATTAACCTTGGTAATGGCCGCAGTCAGTCGATCATGTTTAGCGTAGCGGTGCCGCTGAACTGA
- a CDS encoding LLM class flavin-dependent oxidoreductase: protein MSMHLAAFLIAGNASHSQVLWRHPESNPGGFLKLDYYAHIAQTLERGKFDLLFFADRLAVSTRFGGDHRYGVGYGDQDATRLDPLPVLGALAAMTSKIGLGATRSTTYSQPFSLAREFATLDHLSSGRAAWNVVTSVNQGEADNFGLRETLGHDARYDRADEFLDVVHQLWGSWAPDALLLEASSGRYANADRVTAISHRGRYFNVRGPLNIPATPQVGPVIIQAGSSHRGQDFAARWAEVVFGIQPDLARMQRFYNDLKGRAVKFGRKPGDIKVLTALMPFIGRTRAEAEEKQARHNALVDPIVGLSTLSSHMNVDFSGYALDAPIADLEVAGMQGLFSLIRELSAERQLTLADVGRLYASGVLVPQVAGTAADIADWMGHIVSKQGADGFVITPVHLPSGFDDFVEQVVPELQRRGQFRLDYRGDTLRSYLQD, encoded by the coding sequence ATGTCAATGCATCTCGCCGCCTTCCTGATCGCCGGCAATGCCTCCCACAGCCAGGTGCTGTGGCGCCACCCGGAGAGTAATCCGGGTGGTTTTCTGAAGCTCGACTATTACGCCCACATCGCGCAAACCCTGGAGCGCGGCAAGTTTGACTTGTTGTTCTTCGCCGACCGGCTGGCGGTATCGACTCGCTTTGGCGGCGACCATCGTTATGGCGTCGGCTATGGCGACCAGGATGCAACCCGGCTCGATCCCTTGCCGGTGCTAGGCGCGCTAGCGGCAATGACATCAAAAATCGGGCTCGGCGCGACCCGCTCCACTACTTACTCCCAACCGTTCAGCCTGGCGCGCGAATTCGCCACGCTCGATCACCTGTCGTCCGGACGCGCCGCCTGGAACGTGGTGACATCGGTCAACCAAGGCGAAGCCGACAATTTCGGTTTGCGTGAAACCCTTGGACACGATGCTCGCTATGACCGTGCCGACGAATTCCTCGATGTAGTGCACCAGCTGTGGGGAAGCTGGGCGCCGGATGCGTTGTTGCTGGAAGCGAGCAGCGGTCGCTATGCCAATGCCGATCGGGTGACGGCAATCAGCCATCGTGGCCGCTATTTCAATGTCCGCGGCCCACTGAACATTCCGGCGACGCCGCAAGTCGGGCCGGTGATCATCCAGGCGGGATCGTCCCATCGCGGCCAGGATTTTGCCGCACGCTGGGCCGAAGTGGTGTTTGGCATCCAGCCGGATCTGGCGCGCATGCAGCGTTTCTACAACGATTTGAAGGGCCGCGCCGTCAAGTTCGGGCGCAAGCCGGGCGATATCAAAGTGCTCACGGCGCTGATGCCGTTCATCGGTCGTACCCGCGCCGAAGCCGAAGAAAAACAGGCGCGGCACAATGCACTGGTCGATCCAATAGTCGGACTATCGACCTTGTCGAGCCACATGAATGTCGATTTTTCCGGGTATGCGCTGGATGCGCCGATTGCCGACCTCGAAGTGGCCGGCATGCAAGGCCTGTTCAGCCTGATCCGCGAGTTATCCGCCGAACGCCAATTGACGCTGGCGGACGTCGGCCGCCTCTACGCCAGCGGCGTGCTGGTGCCGCAAGTAGCAGGCACCGCCGCCGACATTGCCGATTGGATGGGACATATCGTCAGCAAGCAAGGCGCTGACGGCTTCGTCATCACACCGGTGCACCTGCCAAGCGGCTTCGACGACTTTGTTGAGCAGGTGGTGCCGGAACTGCAGCGACGCGGCCAGTTCCGGCTTGACTACCGGGGCGACACCTTACGTAGCTATCTGCAGGATTGA